From the Deinococcus radiophilus genome, one window contains:
- a CDS encoding DUF2254 family protein produces MYALASTCYPNTVIAVGVPHVPSDLLEYLTLGRERITDQDPEYAIRQLSEVAARALSPGTNDPVTTMDILDRFGDALCALQDRWWPSGVHADESDKVRLVRPTVDFDGVAHTMFEMVRQYGSSSPEVTLHLLKVLQITATCLRSEESLQVLREHVQAAYHDAHKALTNPRDLHRLERAYHGALRAMETGLPK; encoded by the coding sequence TTGTACGCCCTGGCCAGTACCTGCTATCCCAACACCGTGATTGCCGTGGGTGTGCCGCATGTGCCTAGCGATCTGCTGGAGTATTTGACCCTGGGCCGTGAACGAATCACCGATCAGGACCCGGAATATGCCATCCGGCAGCTGAGTGAAGTGGCGGCGCGGGCGCTGAGTCCCGGCACCAATGATCCAGTGACCACCATGGATATTCTGGACCGCTTCGGAGATGCGCTCTGCGCCCTGCAAGACCGCTGGTGGCCGAGCGGCGTCCACGCGGATGAATCTGACAAGGTGCGACTGGTACGGCCCACCGTGGATTTTGATGGAGTGGCCCACACCATGTTCGAGATGGTGCGGCAGTACGGCTCCAGCAGCCCAGAAGTCACCCTTCATTTATTGAAGGTGCTGCAGATTACCGCGACCTGTCTGCGCAGCGAAGAATCATTGCAGGTGCTGCGCGAACATGTGCAGGCGGCGTACCACGATGCCCACAAAGCCCTGACCAATCCACGCGACCTGCACCGACTGGAGAGGGCCTACCACGGGGCACTCCGGGCCATGGAAACCGGGCTGCCGAAGTAA
- a CDS encoding DUF2254 family protein, translating to MQRLFFRMREFTEQFWFIPALMTATALLLAELGITLEEQFGVPRGLAFVYTGGEAGARSVLGAIASSSIGTAGTIFSITIAALSFSASSMGPRLLEHFTHDRGNQITLGIFIGTFTFTLYSLRAVTGGEETPFVPHDNVTAALVLAVACVAALVYFLAHATRNINMTQTINLLREDMYRTLERSTLTQRPAEIPCPDTDFWEGGEVLRLGSAGG from the coding sequence ATGCAGCGCTTGTTCTTCCGGATGCGCGAGTTCACCGAGCAGTTCTGGTTTATTCCAGCGCTGATGACAGCCACCGCCCTGCTGCTGGCCGAGCTGGGCATCACCCTGGAAGAGCAGTTCGGGGTGCCGCGTGGCCTGGCCTTCGTGTACACCGGCGGCGAGGCGGGCGCACGCAGTGTGCTGGGCGCTATCGCCAGCTCCAGCATCGGCACAGCGGGGACCATCTTTTCCATCACCATCGCGGCGCTGTCATTTTCAGCCAGCAGCATGGGGCCACGGCTGCTGGAACACTTCACGCATGACCGCGGCAACCAGATCACGCTAGGCATCTTTATCGGCACCTTTACTTTTACGCTCTATAGTCTGCGCGCCGTGACTGGCGGCGAGGAAACGCCGTTTGTGCCGCACGACAACGTTACCGCAGCCCTGGTCCTGGCCGTCGCCTGTGTGGCTGCCCTGGTGTATTTCCTGGCCCACGCCACCCGCAATATCAACATGACCCAGACCATCAATCTGCTGCGTGAAGACATGTACCGGACGCTGGAGAGGTCCACCCTGACCCAGCGTCCGGCCGAGATTCCCTGTCCTGATACGGACTTCTGGGAAGGCGGTGAAGTCCTGCGGCTGGGTTCTGCTGGTGGCTAA
- a CDS encoding OsmC family protein, producing the protein MADIARKAAAHWEGDLKGGQGTVSTESGVLESAQYSFGTRFENGQGTNPEELLASAHAGCFTMQLSALLSNHGHTIESLDTDATCEMVKDGPGFKVSRLVLKVRGKVTGSDQADFEAHVKEAAEKCPMSRVMQGNVEIVHEATLES; encoded by the coding sequence ATGGCAGATATTGCAAGAAAAGCAGCGGCCCACTGGGAAGGCGACCTCAAAGGCGGACAGGGCACCGTCAGCACCGAGAGCGGCGTACTGGAAAGCGCCCAATACTCGTTCGGAACACGCTTCGAGAACGGCCAGGGGACCAACCCTGAAGAACTCCTGGCCAGTGCCCACGCGGGTTGCTTCACCATGCAGCTTTCGGCCCTGCTGTCAAACCACGGCCACACCATCGAAAGCCTGGATACCGACGCGACCTGTGAGATGGTCAAAGACGGTCCAGGCTTTAAGGTCAGCCGCCTGGTCCTGAAGGTACGTGGCAAGGTGACGGGCAGCGATCAGGCCGACTTTGAGGCGCACGTCAAGGAAGCCGCCGAGAAGTGCCCCATGAGCCGTGTGATGCAGGGGAACGTGGAGATCGTCCACGAGGCAACGCTGGAAAGCTGA
- a CDS encoding HIT family protein: MDLTVRLDGTLLKRREEEWAHWLAHPQDNPLVPDADGHLSAHPERLNLQNELCIYSALEPEFAEGLPYSGIIVTRRRCESVFDLTPAEVAATHTLLGQVRAHLAATVQPDGYTVGWNVFPAAGAHVPQVHLHVIPRWNTDVSAGAGLRYFLKVAAQAARADL, encoded by the coding sequence ATGGATCTCACGGTGAGGTTGGACGGCACGTTACTCAAGCGGCGTGAAGAGGAGTGGGCGCACTGGCTGGCGCATCCCCAGGACAACCCGCTCGTGCCAGATGCTGATGGACACCTGAGCGCTCACCCTGAGCGGCTGAATCTACAAAATGAGCTGTGTATCTATAGCGCGCTGGAGCCGGAATTCGCTGAAGGGTTGCCGTATTCCGGGATTATCGTGACGCGCCGCCGCTGCGAATCGGTGTTTGATCTGACGCCTGCTGAAGTGGCCGCTACCCATACCCTCTTGGGTCAGGTCAGGGCCCATCTGGCGGCGACCGTGCAGCCGGATGGCTACACCGTAGGCTGGAACGTGTTTCCGGCAGCTGGAGCGCACGTTCCGCAGGTTCACCTACATGTCATTCCACGCTGGAATACCGACGTTTCAGCCGGAGCTGGGCTGCGCTATTTCCTCAAAGTGGCAGCGCAGGCAGCGCGAGCAGATTTATAG
- a CDS encoding DUF2087 domain-containing protein — MQAAELHARAALFRALGQPARLFILRLIWDAPLSGERLSELSGLAPATVSHHLSALREVGLIQTHQDGHHRLHVARHGQLDAALKDLITGRAPVPDPTDPYRDKVLRAFMPHGQLTGIPAQRRKRDVILTELAGLFVPGQTYPEREVNTILSQYHPDFFTLRRELVDGGWLSRESGVYQRSGR; from the coding sequence ATGCAGGCCGCTGAGTTACACGCCCGCGCAGCCCTGTTTCGCGCACTTGGACAGCCTGCCCGCCTGTTTATCCTGCGGCTGATCTGGGACGCACCCCTCAGCGGCGAACGCCTGAGCGAGTTAAGCGGCCTGGCCCCGGCCACCGTCAGCCATCACCTGAGTGCCCTGCGAGAAGTAGGGCTGATCCAGACCCATCAGGACGGCCATCACCGCCTGCATGTGGCGCGGCACGGTCAACTCGATGCGGCCCTGAAAGATTTAATTACGGGCCGTGCCCCTGTGCCCGATCCCACTGATCCTTACCGCGACAAAGTTCTGCGGGCCTTTATGCCCCACGGTCAGCTGACCGGCATTCCGGCTCAGCGGCGCAAGCGCGACGTGATCCTCACCGAGCTGGCCGGGCTATTCGTGCCCGGACAGACCTACCCGGAGCGCGAAGTGAACACCATACTGTCGCAGTATCATCCTGACTTTTTTACCCTTCGCCGCGAGCTGGTAGATGGCGGCTGGCTGAGCCGGGAAAGCGGTGTCTACCAGCGCAGTGGGCGCTAA
- a CDS encoding IS982 family transposase, whose product MAKYRLHHSLGRRHVIRHLYFWAKKHFSDQKICPHQKVTDAMLVALLLSRLVFKHPFPSIWWNILKEDRPGLPSYTQAYTRGIKLLPLLEHVASPAQPCTEVVVDSMPLPICRPKRTHLCQFPGAKWGFGTQGEFFGYKLHAWVTPGGQIVQYVIRPANLHDVTVSYELNLRWPEFEGPTIIGDKGYCCLGYVYPPKKNTRYDTGWRESRHPKIRKRIEIVFSALVEAQIRSAQTKTLGSLKLRVVLAVLAHNLARP is encoded by the coding sequence ATGGCTAAATATCGTCTCCACCATAGTCTAGGACGTCGGCACGTCATTCGCCACCTCTATTTCTGGGCTAAGAAGCATTTCAGCGACCAGAAAATCTGCCCGCACCAGAAGGTCACAGATGCCATGCTGGTTGCTCTGCTGCTCTCCCGTCTCGTCTTCAAGCATCCATTTCCTTCCATCTGGTGGAACATCCTCAAGGAAGACCGTCCCGGTCTTCCTTCCTACACTCAGGCCTACACCAGGGGCATCAAACTGTTGCCACTCCTAGAGCATGTTGCAAGCCCAGCTCAGCCCTGCACTGAAGTCGTAGTTGATTCAATGCCCCTCCCCATTTGCCGTCCCAAACGCACGCACCTTTGTCAGTTCCCAGGCGCGAAATGGGGATTTGGAACTCAGGGCGAGTTCTTCGGATATAAGCTGCACGCCTGGGTCACACCAGGTGGACAAATCGTTCAGTACGTCATCCGACCTGCCAACCTCCATGACGTTACGGTCAGCTATGAGCTGAATCTCAGATGGCCAGAGTTTGAAGGCCCAACCATCATTGGCGATAAGGGGTATTGCTGTCTGGGCTACGTGTATCCGCCCAAGAAGAACACCAGATATGACACGGGATGGCGAGAATCTCGCCATCCCAAAATCCGCAAACGTATTGAAATAGTCTTCTCTGCGCTTGTGGAAGCTCAAATCCGCTCTGCCCAAACCAAAACCCTGGGTTCACTTAAGCTCCGCGTCGTCTTAGCCGTACTCGCCCACAATCTTGCTAGGCCCTAA